Part of the Mya arenaria isolate MELC-2E11 chromosome 8, ASM2691426v1 genome, AAATTATTGAGATATTACTTAGAATTTTACTCAAATAATTACAACGCTATCCTTTTTAGGGTCAAGTGatacttaaataattatgtaaagtgatttttaaacGTACTATTCTTTCGAAACTCTCCCGCAACGTCAAGCGTGCCAAGGCCCATTTTCGATCCCATTAGCCGCTCCGTGTCCGCGTCCTTAGTAAACTGGTACTTCCGGGCCTTCATCCTATCAGCCATCTTCtccatattattataaatgccCCCTAGCCTTTTCCAGACTCGCTTTGCCGCCACGTACCGCTGGTTCACCGAAACGTCACCGGAAGTCACTTCCGTCCTCATGGCCTCAAGTCCGGTTTTCATCAACTCACAATCGGTCTTAAGTGCCGTCAGCGCGTTCTCATCCTCCGTTTTGACCTTCGCGATGTTGTCGAGCAACTCCTTCTCGCGCCGGTCaaggtatgtttttatttctgcaCGGAACCTCCTCAGTTTATCTACCTCAACTGTAGACTGGTTTTTAACATCACCAAAAAGCTCCTTGACGTTACTAATGAGCCCGGATAAAAGATCTTCAGCTCGTTTAATTGATGGTTCAAGCTCTCTAAATTCATTTCCAATGACAAATTCTTTAGCCACATCAGCGATGTATTCAACTTTACAGCTGCGATGGTCGAGTACGACACAATCACCACAGCCAAGGTCTCCGTGGGTCGGGCAGTAAAATTTGATCATCTCCTTCGGATGGTTGTTACAATAATCCGTGTCGGCGATAGCTGATTTCTTCGTTGACGGGTAGAAGGAGGGCATCTTATCTTTGGACAGCAAAATATGGTTCCTGGACATCTTCAATCTCTTATGGTACTCGACACAGGGAGCGCACATGTACTCCTCGCAGGTCTGACAGAAGCCCTGGGCCACAGCGCGTTTACCGCCTTCTCCACACGGCTGGCAGTAGACAGTGGCGTCAGCGGAACCCTtgtcaaggtcagggtcacgCCTCTTTCCGGGTACCTCCATCTATGTAAACAACCAAATAAATCTCTTTTATAAGCTAACTGTTTTATTCAACTGAAAACGTTAAGATTTAGTACGatcaagtaaaaacaaactgaccttagacaaacataaaatgttttgtccacaggcatctgaatcattgtttgtcactaaaatattgtttaaaaccattttgggtacatacaatgagataaacaacacatctgaagatatttagtgtctttgatatacaaaaaagaaacaaggtatgtaactcaaacttacccgatttcacggtagagtccagttttatggaaatttctcaaccaacatataaacaatccatttttaaataagtgacatggaaagaagagtcaattactttttaaatggtgtgcgatatgttggtataactatattgtctttagacaaacaagcataattcaatgtcaaattctcatgtttttctttggtcggaaagagtacagcaaattaaaatcttcaattttccccgtgtaaacagtactaaacACAGAcctattaaagttattttatgcttcagtgtacagataaattaattccataaTATCACGAAAAGACTAACATCACAATGTTAGAAACAACTGTATCAGTCTTTAAACTAAATCCTCTTTAAATTTCTTAGGCACCCGGCCATTTTACCGACAAGCGCCCAGATGATGTCattgacatgtacatttaacatcTTTGTACCGGCTTGAATGTGAGCCACACAAGCTTGGATGAGTCAAATACTCTTCTTTGGAGGTTGATCAGAAACATCTGAGCGCTGTCAGGAAAATGTCCGcctcaaacaaaattttaagtggatttaatttgaagactgatACAGTTGTTTCTTAAACTGTGGTCTTAGTCTTATTGTGATATTAAGGattggaattaatttatctgtacactgaagcataaaataactttaataggTCTGTgtttagtactgtttacacggggaaaattgaagattttaatttgctgtactctttccgactaaagaaaaacatgagaatttgacattgaattatgcttgtttgtctaaagacaatatagttataccaacatatcgcacaccatttaaaaggtaattgactcttctttccatgtcacttatttaaaaatggattgtttatatgttggttgagaaatttgcatacaactggactctaccgtgaaatcgggtaagtttgagttacataccttgtttcttttttgtatatcaaagacactaaatatcttcagatgtgttgtttatctcattgcatgtacccaaaatggttttaaacaacgttttagtgacaaacaatgattcaaaTGCCTGTGGTTTTGTCTATACGAATAATTTTCAAAACGAAAGTAGTGAACGATGTTCTAATTTAGAAAGGCATTAGAGATCGTTCCAATGTGCTATTTTAGTATTTTCCCACACAATCTTGCTTTTAATGTCGGTTATATCAAACAATTCTcaataataaattcattaagTAATTTTTACCTTTATTTTGTTGACCTTCAAATCCAACAAGGAAGCAAATTCATTTCATCTACTGCGCATGTCCAAAGATATATATTCACGATATTTAAACGTTTGTAAACATGcgatttaaagtgacactcttattcaaaatcaatacatacgcatgtataacaaacattaattttgactgatagACTTTTAACTACTACTTAATATTGCATGGACAATATTATCtgctgataacaagcttgttaTCTTGAATTAAATAGCGGAAAGCgctaacatattaaaacattggtgaatgctaaaatatttaaggtagaaataccgtgttttatgctcatttctttcaaattaaactcggtatctttcCTAATAACAATCTCCGACCTTTATTGACCGATCATTATGTTAATAGGCAGaaccaaacaataataataataataataataaaaataataataataataataataataataataataataataataataatcccTTCCCCATCTTTCTCTCTTTCAAAAATCCATTCCTTTTCCCCATTTCCCCCCTTTCCCCCTCCAACTTCCTGTTTGCCCATCCCTCACCATTTACTCTTCTATCTCTTTGTCCCATCCCTCTTCCTTTTTGCAGCCATCTCCCTTTCCCTATCACTCTGTCTTTTCCAGTCCCTTTCCCTAACCATCCATATCCTTTTCCCCATTCCTCACCTTTTCACCATTCCTCTCAATTTCCACATCCATCGACCTTTCCCAATCCCTTTCATTTTTCTACCCCTCTCTTTTACCCCATAACTCGCTTAATCCATTTCTGTCCCTTTCCCCATTCCTCCCCTTTTTCCGATCACCTTCATTTCCCCCATTCCGCTTCTTTTCCGAATTCCACACCCTTTTCAAATCCCTCTCCATTTCCCAATACTCCCCATTTCCCCATCCTTTCCCCACCCTTACCCTTTTTCCATCCCTCTCCCTTTAACATCCCTCTCTCTTTCCTGATCCCTGTCTCTTTCCCCACGCAACCCTCCTTTACCATCCCTCTCCCTTTCGCAATCCAACCCCTTTCCCTGTCACTCACCCCTTCCCAATCCCTTGTCCTTTTACCCATCCTTCTCCCTATAATTCTCATCATCCCTTTTCCCATAAATCCTCTTTTCTCATCCCTTTCCCTTTCCCCATCCCTGTCACCATCTCCCTGTTTTCCCCAATTCCTCTCCCTTTCCCCATTCCCCCCTTAACCAATCAACTCCACATTAACCCACCCGTAACCTTTTCCCCTTCTCTCACCCTTTTTCCATCCTTCTCACCACTTCCCCTTTCCCCAGCCCTCTCCTTTCCCCTTCCCTCACCATTCCCCCATCTATTCTTTTTTACCGATCCATTTCCCTATCCATCCCCTTTTCCTATCCATCCCTTAGTCCATCCCACTCTATTTTCCTTCCCTCCTCTTTTCCTTATCCCTCTCCCTTTCCGCATCCCACTCTCTTTCCCCATCCCTCTCCCTTTCCCAAATCCCTCCCCTATGTCGATCCTTCTCCCTTTCCCAATCCATCCTCCCTTCCCCCATCCCTTCCCTTTCCCCCAGATAACCTTTCATATCTTTCTACTTCTTGCTAAACCAAAATCCCTGTCTAAATAGGATGCAttgaaatagtatattctaacacatttaaaacttgttgatacattttttatcatcTAAAGTGTTCATTCTGCAGCTTATTTTTGTACGTATAACTATCCGGAGAGAAAAATTTTAAGCCGTGATTTCCTTTTAATCCGCtttattatatcatgtttatagTCGtatgacatttaatatttcaatgtctGATATTAGTGTTGAATAAATTATACTTAAACTAACATCGGTAAAACGTCTACAGTTTCTGAgttattttacttcattttaatataaaaaaactgccAGATATTCAATTGTAAAATGAATAGAATTCTGTAAATCAGAggctaaaataattcaatagtCAATACCGCTTCTTACCGTAATTGACGTTAGAGCAtaatatgtgacatttttcATATTGTGCTTTTAGCAAGTTTCAAAAATTATTGGCAATCGACACAATTTACCTTTGACCATTGACAATACTATTATCAAGGGAGTATGTAATATCAAGCGAGACATCAAAAACGTCTatagacacacacacacgcagCACACAAGCAGCGAATGCACTCACGCCACCAACGccaaacacacgcacacacgcacgcacgccacacatacacacgccacacacacacacgcacacacacgcacacgcacacacacacgcatacgCGTTTATATATACTTGTGAGTTATATAGAGCTACACCGACGTACCGAGGTCTGCCCTTTCTGTTGAAGATAGAGCAAccatctttcaaattaatatcgTAAATGGGgcatatattgtaaattgcTGTCGAGAATTGAAATAACATCAATAGTTTGTTCTTCAACTTTTCAACATCATTTAGAGGCATCTCCATATATGGTATGACATGTGTCTGTCATCTCCTCGTTTGCATATTACACACAACTGCCTCATAATGTTGATGATTagtaaatacttgttttaactcATAACGTTGATGATCAGTGAATACGTGTTTACTCACCGAGGTAAAATATCGTTGTATTAAATCATACATTAATTCTCGAGTTTACTAGCACTCATCATGAAGTTTTAACCCCTAGGAGGATTTTACCTCAAGTGTTCTTCCTCCAGAGCAAACCCCAATCTATCCCACTTGGGCCTTTTgtttccttcttcttcttcttattattattatttatttagcatTCGTAAGCTCCGCCCATTCCTTATCATacagattttacttcatgtcatctaaccaTAACATTTTGCGTTCGTGTACTTTGTGTGTGGCATTAACGACTTTGAACAAGTATTATGCTGCATTTGACACATTATTGTACACGGTTTTTTTCTTCCCGCTTCATTATTTTCAGAATTGTTTGATGACTCTAAAAATATTTGCACCTATCCGTGTTTTGCCCCGGAGGGTGGGTAGAGCGCACACCATGACATTTAAACAGACTGCGTTGTTTTGTTTCCTGTCAcggaaacttgtcaaaattcaATCATGGTGTATGATTTGTTCCAGTTACTGTCGTATGAGGCGGTGTAACCGCGCCAGTCAGAATCCGCTTTCTTTAgctcttaaaggcctagtttaaggaatctttggcatgataatcccatgctgtgcatctcctgcttatCACACTGGTtccacagtaggggccaatatCATGTGCAttggtttattggctcagggccatttagggtcaattttttataataaaacaatgaaaactgcgcaacaggatactcagattggagatctgataagccaaTTAGGCATTacgattaagatcaattaacagaagTTGGgtacttggggggggggggggggcacttatagaaggcttaaactaggcctttaaggttGTTCGGTTAACGCACTCCCGGGTTTGgttcccagcctgggcgcatgttggtttagtttgtggtcaccaagctggactaGTGGTATTTCTCTTGGCACTCAGGTTTCCCGCACAACACAACACCACACTATCGCGTAACAACTTGAGTGATTAATCGTAACaactttgtttcacaatcgttgcaaaaaaaataagtaaataaactaaactaatactTCAAACCTGGGAACAATGCCGTGATATCGTTGATTATTGCTCTTATATCAAACGCATTTTGAGACTTAAAAGGTGCATAGCaaacatttctacattaatGTATCTTAATACTGACTTGAAAGTACAGATACAAgttcagtagtcgaaagttaaaacataatgacataGGGTTAAAGCCAGaaacacagaaaaacaacacaaacatgcacaaacgacacacaacatatataatgtataatactAGGGaactgtttatcaaggattgttgggtTAAAACTTTGGAACGTcagcaaaatgtaattttactggGGTTTAATTAGTTTGCGTACGCACAACCTCGTaaccaaattgtaaaaacaagcgGCACCATTAATGTCATTTGGAATGGTACATGATAGACGCCAGGAGTCTAAAATCGTTTTCTCTTTTGTATCGGCGGACTATCAGACTACTTTGACATCGATACTTCGATTTAACCAACTGTTCACCTGTCCGGAGACCGGATAGACATGTAACACGTGTTCCAGTGGTGTTTCTTTCATCAACTTAAtcacaattaacaaaaaagaCGAGCTTTGTACTTAACCCTTGATCGGCTTTTGCCTTATTCTAACCAAACCCAGCCGacggaaataaaattaaaactaaaaatgataCCTGCATAGTTTTGCCCAAGTTTATGTTTCTTCCTTTATTTATACCTATGTGTAACCATGGAGCTGATTTTCATCTTATTATTCACATTGCGTATAATTTGTTGGCTGTCAAATCTAAAAGCGATGATGcaaaagaaatatgatataattgtcaagggaaataactgagTAAGAGAATTTGACATATTTGTCATTCGGAAACTCGGACTTGTAGGTTGGCTGCTAATAAGCGGTGCtagagtaaaaatatacttcataaaaacgtctaaatttattttggttttgaaatgtgtcctcttgttaatgtaaatcttcattatttcaCACGTAACGTTTCAAACTGACCACAATATTAAACGGTTACCCGAACTGTGTTGGCCACTGGCTTATAGTATAACTTTTTGGCTACCATTTAGAGCACAAAGAGCCAATTCCCAGCAGCGGGTTCCCTGTCCCCCTTAAAGCCACTTCAGggtttcatcaagataatgACGTAGTATTTTGTTCCTCAAGTCCATTATATAGATCGCtcaatacattgtatacattCCATTCTGTAGGTGGAACTCCGTGAAGGAACTTTTTGTTCACCATCAGTGTAAAACAAAGCATCCTTTTAAGGCAAATTTATTTCAcgtttaagtacatgtattttatacatttcattaaaaaatataagcaaaagaATTGGGGGTCATAATTTTGCTTCAGAgcaaaaataatctaaaaacaaacaaacaagaagcGCCGTGGAGCGAGCCCTCACCCTTTTTCGAAGATTAAAAcgagtaaaattaaatattttaataattaataatgccaGGGGATTGCCCCTTGATCTACACTTGAATATTGCAGAGACTGAGTCGAGTTGCCATGATTAtggaatttgaaataaatcatggacattttatatacaagtcATTTTTGGTTACATGCAGAgggaaataaaattgtgaaCGAGGTTAACAAGCACATATGTGAATACATTGTGCAATGAACAATGTTAATCTCTCACATTCATCACATACATTTGCCATCTTTACATGTTAAGaatatgtcacaaaatacaAGTGAGAAACTACAAAGTAACATGAACTGCAAACCAATGACTGACACCATGAAATTACACATTAACTGTGAATgtgtataattaaaatacacttctccataaaattcaaatgagaaattactgtttgaataaaacaatcgGCAACTCTAAAAATCTATTTGTGACAAAAATTATTATGACATAATGTCACCACTACTGAGAACATTGTATCAGTGTTGTACATGACATACccattttgttaaattgttgttcGAGCGTATGTCAACACATATcttctatttttcatttacaatgcaGTAGACCTTGGTACCAGTTTTAGttgtgacaaaatataaattcattgtgGTCATTGTgtcaaaactgtttgaaaataaagttgatttattgaaattattattgtatagaAACAATCGACACATTCTTATCCTGGTAAACTTTCTGCAAATCAACtgaaattacatttattaaCCTAGATGATAAACAGTGCAAGCGAAAATAAAGTGCTTGGACAAGCCTTTTCAGCCATTTTGAAGTTTCCAAGGCCTTTTACTCTGACACGCAAAAATGAACTCTGAGcaacatttgata contains:
- the LOC128242405 gene encoding uncharacterized protein LOC128242405 isoform X2 is translated as MEVPGKRRDPDLDKGSADATVYCQPCGEGGKRAVAQGFCQTCEEYMCAPCVEYHKRLKMSRNHILLSKDKMPSFYPSTKKSAIADTDYCNNHPKEMIKFYCPTHGDLGCGDCVVLDHRSCKVEYIADVAKEFVIGNEFRELEPSIKRAEDLLSGLISNVKELFGDVKNQSTVEVDKLRRFRAEIKTYLDRREKELLDNIAKVKTEDENALTALKTDCELMKTGLEAMRTEVTSGDVSVNQRYVAAKRVWKRLGGIYNNMEKMADRMKARKYQFTKDADTERLMGSKMGLGTLDVAGEFRKNIPDLSTVTWKNEADINVRAPQDQETCIITGLTLLSPGLFLLTDHGNSCAKLVDATTRAVTSRLELPGKPWDVCALPGDQAAVILPYESMIQLMSTKEGQLSRGKEIKISPGCHGIAYNNNRLYVSYVSNPRIEVMTLDGHIISTFQTVDGRQIFQCPIYLTVSASTPPTMYVSDSTAHTVLQLSLDGKLLREHRDKKLKYPFSIVEVGPGQLLVCGNRSQNVMLLTERDGKMAEILGQKDGLTKPYSVLFCPDKRAIVVGMFKLTVFLP
- the LOC128242405 gene encoding uncharacterized protein LOC128242405 isoform X1 — its product is MEVPGKRRDPDLDKGSADATVYCQPCGEGGKRAVAQGFCQTCEEYMCAPCVEYHKRLKMSRNHILLSKDKMPSFYPSTKKSAIADTDYCNNHPKEMIKFYCPTHGDLGCGDCVVLDHRSCKVEYIADVAKEFVIGNEFRELEPSIKRAEDLLSGLISNVKELFGDVKNQSTVEVDKLRRFRAEIKTYLDRREKELLDNIAKVKTEDENALTALKTDCELMKTGLEAMRTEVTSGDVSVNQRYVAAKRVWKRLGGIYNNMEKMADRMKARKYQFTKDADTERLMGSKMGLGTLDVAGEFRKNIPVPDLSTVTWKNEADINVRAPQDQETCIITGLTLLSPGLFLLTDHGNSCAKLVDATTRAVTSRLELPGKPWDVCALPGDQAAVILPYESMIQLMSTKEGQLSRGKEIKISPGCHGIAYNNNRLYVSYVSNPRIEVMTLDGHIISTFQTVDGRQIFQCPIYLTVSASTPPTMYVSDSTAHTVLQLSLDGKLLREHRDKKLKYPFSIVEVGPGQLLVCGNRSQNVMLLTERDGKMAEILGQKDGLTKPYSVLFCPDKRAIVVGMFKLTVFLP